A section of the Primulina eburnea isolate SZY01 chromosome 1, ASM2296580v1, whole genome shotgun sequence genome encodes:
- the LOC140842161 gene encoding lignin-forming anionic peroxidase-like encodes MLASSSSLGKLLKLVSLVFLLYSMPCEAQLSTTFYATTCPNALTTIQNSIRQAVSRERRMAASIIRLLFHDCFVQGCDASLLLDETSTIQSEKTAFPNVNSVRGFEVIEAAKSAVEAVCPGVVSCADVLAVAARDSSVLVGGPTWAVKLGRRDSTTANRAQANSDLPGPSSNLDVLISRFANKGLNERDMVALSGSHTIGQAQCVSFRARIYSNGTERIDAGFASTRRRGCPQSGGDANLAPLDLVTPVSFDNNYFKNLIQLKGLLHSDQVLFNNGSADSIVSEYSRNPQTFNNDFASAMVKMSDISPLLGTNGIIRKVCGSIN; translated from the exons ATGTTGGCTTCCTCGAGTTCATTGGGGAAGCTGTTGAAGCTTGTTTCActtgtatttttgttgtataGCATGCCATGTGAAGCACAATTATCCACGACCTTTTACGCCACAACGTGCCCAAATGCGCTTACCACCATCCAAAATTCCATCCGACAAGCCGTATCCCGAGAACGTCGCATGGCGGCCTCGATCATTCGTCTACTTTTCCACGATTGCTTCGTCCAGGGCTGTGATGCATCGCTACTGCTCGATGAGACCTCTACCATTCAAAGTGAGAAGACTGCGTTCCCTAACGTTAATTCTGTGCGAGGCTTCGAAGTCATTGAAGCAGCAAAGAGTGCGGTTGAGGCTGTATGCCCTGGAGTCGTTTCTTGTGCTGACGTACTCGCTGTAGCAGCCCGCGATTCATCAGTTCTC gtTGGAGGTCCAACATGGGCAGTGAAACTTGGGAGAAGGGATTCAACAACAGCCAATCGTGCACAAGCAAACTCAGATCTTCCCGGCCCTTCTTCAAATCTTGACGTTCTTATATCAAGATTCGCAAATAAAGGACTTAATGAAAGAGACATGGTTGCCTTATCAG GATCGCATACAATAGGTCAAGCCCAATGTGTCTCGTTCCGAGCTCGTATCTACAGCAACGGAACCGAGCGCATAGATGCCGGCTTCGCCAGCACACGTAGACGGGGATGCCCACAAAGTGGCGGTGACGCTAACTTGGCGCCGCTCGATTTGGTGACGCCGGTTTCCTTTGATAATaactacttcaagaatttgatacAACTAAAAGGACTCCTCCATTCGGATCAAGTTCTTTTCAATAACGGATCCGCAGACAGTATAGTATCTGAATACAGCAGGAATCCTCAAACATTTAACAATGATTTTGCAAGTGCCATGGTCAAAATGAGTGATATTTCCCCGCTTCTCGGAACAAATGGAATTATCCGAAAGGTATGTGGGTCGATCAACTAA